A region of Etheostoma cragini isolate CJK2018 chromosome 24, CSU_Ecrag_1.0, whole genome shotgun sequence DNA encodes the following proteins:
- the LOC117939171 gene encoding protein jagunal homolog 1-B, translated as MASRAGPRAAGTDGSDFQHRERVASHYQMSVALKSEIRKLNIVHVLIWVLMAAQVIVSQLSLVSHKVVASPYQWEYPYLLSIIPSVFSFLALPRNNISYLVISMISAGLFCVAPLIYGSMEMFPVAQQLYRHGKAYRFIFGFSAVTVMYLVIVIAVQVHGWQIYYSKKLLDQWFTSTQEKKKK; from the exons ATGGCTTCTCGAGCAGGACCGAGGGCAGCGGGTACAGATGGGAGTGACTTTCAGCACCGGGAGCGAGTTGCCTCACACTACCAGATGAG CGTTGCCCTGAAGTCTGAGATCCGTAAACTCAACATTGTTCATGTGCTGATCTGGGTGCTAATGGCAGCTCAG GTGATAGTCAGCCAGCTGAGCCTGGTGTCGCACAAGGTTGTGGCCTCTCCGTACCAGTGGGAGTACCCTTACCTCCTGAGCATAATTCCCTCGGTCTTCAGCTTCTTGGCGTTGCCTCGCAACAACATCAGCTACTTGGTCATCTCCATGATCAGTGCCGGGCTCTTCTGCGTGGCCCCGCTGATCTACGGCAGCATGGAAATGTTCCCTGTGGCACAGCAGCTCTATCGGCACGGCAAAGCCTACCGGTTCATCTTTGGCTTCTCGGCCGTGACGGTCATGTACCTGGTGATCGTCATCGCTGTGCAGGTGCACGGCTGGCAGATCTACTACAGCAAGAAGCTGCTGGACCAGTGGTTCACCAGCacacaggagaagaagaagaaatga
- the nfkbiz gene encoding NF-kappa-B inhibitor zeta encodes MTSLNMLDSRGSDATGSGILPVLTNFDLNNKGFLVTDPRPPECAHAVHKRTVKEILMMRRKNRSQDDNNLVHTVKCAKSEDFHNDLSPHLLGPSGPVISNVTYNVPHASPENGHITPQKHLQNPPLQGQAAPTAEGKATLFHWQIQQETKRIESVSPELLIMQDADGDTCLHIAVAQGRRALAYVLATKMAQCGSLDMKEHNGQTALQIAAATNQQFIVHDLLTHGAQVNTRDVWGRSPLHVCAEKGHFISLQSIWSLMGSWQPIDVEMFNYDGLTPLHTAVLAHNAVVKEMRSLENICSFMKKELVQRTKKYVECIKTLLLMGASCGTRDLKSGRTCLHMASEEANVELMNIFLDQPSSLYVINLKTFSGNTALHIVSSLQNHKSQVEAVKLLMRKGADPGSRNFENEMPSQLVPEGPIGSKVRQILKGRYFHA; translated from the exons ATGACCTCCCTAAACATGTTGGATTCAAGAGGGAGCGACGCCACAGGAAGCGGGATTCTGCCAGTGTTGACCAACTTCGACCTGAACAATAAag gcttTCTTGTCACTGATCCCAGGCCACCAGAATGCGCACATGCTGTGCACAAGAGGACCGTGAAAGAAATACTCATGATGAGACGCAAG aacCGCTCACAGGATGACAACAACTTGGTGCATACAGTTAAATGTGCAAAATCTGAAGATTTTCACAATGACCTGAGTCCACACCTGTTGGGCCCTTCAGGACCGGTTATCTCCAATGTTACGTATAATGTCCCCCATGCTTCTCCGGAAAATGGTCACATTACCCCACAAAAACACCTGCAAAATCCGCCTCTGCAGGGACAAGCGGCTCCGACTGCTGAAGGCAAGGCAACGTTATTTCACTGGCAAATACAGCAAGAGACAAAGAGGATTGAAAGCGTTTCTCCTGAGCTGCTGATCATGCAAGACGCGGACGGTGACAC TTGTCTTCATATAGCAGTGGCACAAGGTAGACGGGCTCTGGCCTATGTGCTTGCTACAAAAATGGCTCAATGTGGCTCTCTGGACATGAAGGAACACAATGGGCAG ACAGCTCTTCAGATTGCAGCTGCCACTAACCAGCAGTTCATAGTTCACGATCTGCTGACACATGGAGCCCAAGTCAACACTCGAGACGTCTGGGGCCGATCTCCTTTACATGTGTGTGCTGAGAAAGGCCATTTTATCAGTCTTCAG AGCATCTGGAGCCTTATGGGGAGTTGGCAGCCGATTGACGTTGAAATGTTCAATTATGACG GTTTAACTCCCCTACATACAGCAGTCTTGGCTCACAACGCTGTTGTTAAAGAAATGAGGAGCCTTGAAAATATTTGCTCATTCATGAAAAAGGAGCTGGTGCAGAGGACAAAGAAGTATGTCGAGTGTATTAAGACTCTGCTGCTCATGGGTGCCTCCTGTGGGACAAGG GATCTAAAAAGCGGAAGGACGTGTCTTCACATGGCTTCCGAGGAGGCAAACGTGGAGCTGATGAACATCTTCCTTGACCAGCCATCTTCTCTCTATGTTATAAATCTTAAG ACGTTCAGTGGAAACACAGCCCTGCACATTGTCAGCTCCTTGCAAAATCATAAATCTCAAGTAGAAGCAGTGAAGCTGCTGATGAGGAAAGGCGCAGACCCGGGGAGCAGGaactttgaaaatgaaatgccGTCTCAACTGGTGCCTGAAGGACCCATTGGTTCAAAG gTGCGGCAGATCCTGAAAGGGAGATATTTTCACGCTTAG
- the LOC117939157 gene encoding glycerol kinase-like isoform X1 translates to MNDTMAASSHRIMLGPLVAAIDQGTSSTRFLVFNAKTAELLSHHQVEIKQSFPKEGWVEEDPKEILQSVFECMERTCEKLTQLNIDISNIKAIGVTNQRETTLVWDKETGEPLYNAIVWLDLRTQSTVERLINKTPGRNKNHLKHKTGLPISTYFSAVKLRWLMDNVDEVHEAVVSHRAMFGTVDSWLIWCLTGGKSGGVHCTDVTNASRTMLFNIHTLEWDPELCKYFGIPMEILPRVRSSSEIYGLMKICSSLKSGALSGIPISGCLGDQSAALVGQMCFQDGQAKNTYGTGCFLLRNTGAKPVMSDHGLLTTVAYKLGRDKPARYALEGSVAIAGAVVRWLQDNLGIIGSSEELEKLAASVGTSYGCYFVPAFSGLYAPYWEPSARGIICGLTQFTNKSHVAFAALEAVCFQTREILDAMNQDSGIPLTQLQVDGGMTSNRLLMQLQADILCIPVVKPSMPETTALGAAMAAGAAEGVSVWSLSPEDLSEVTSEKFEPQINPEESEFRYARWKKAVQKSMNWETTEPVGNGNGESSIFSSVPLGFYIMGSMLMLIGANYLAGRD, encoded by the exons ATGAACGACACCATGGCCGCGTCCTCACACCGGATAATGTTGGGGCCCCTGGTTGCTGCCATCGACCAGGGGACGAGCTCCACCCGATTTTTG gTGTTTAATGCCAAAACAGCAGAGCTCCTCAGCCACCATCAGGTGGAAATCAAACAGAGCTTCCCTAAAGAAGG ATGGGTTGAAGAAGACCCCAAAGAAATTCTGCAGTCGGTGTTTGAGTGCATGGAGCGGACGTGTGAAAAACTCACCCAGCTCAACATCGACATCTCAAACATCAAAG CAATCGGAGTGACCAACCAAAGAGAGACTACGCTCGTTTGGGACAAAGAGACCGGGGAGCCCCTCTACAATGCCATCG tttgGCTGGACCTGCGTACTCAATCAACAGTTGAACGTCTGATTAACAAAACCCCGGGGAGGAATAAGAACCACCTGAAG CATAAAACGGGGCTCCCGATCAGCACCTACTTCAGCGCCGTGAAGCTTCGCTGGCTGATGGACAACGTGGACGAGGTCCATGAAGCCGTCGTGTCTCATCGGGCCATGTTCGGCACCGTGGACTCCTGGCTCATTTGG TGCTTGACAGGTGGCAAGTCAGGCGGAGTCCACTGCACAGATGTGACCAACGCCAGCAGAACCATGCTGTTTAACATTCACACCTTGGAATGGGACCCAGAACTATGCAA ATATTTTGGTATTCCCATGGAGATCTTGCCCAGAGTGAGGAGTTCTTCAGAAATCTATGGTCTCATG AAGATATGTTCTAGCCTG AAATCTGGAGCTCTCTCAGGTATCCCCATTTCAGGG TGTCTTGGGGATCAGTCAGCAGCTCTTGTTGGACAGATGTGTTTTCAGGACGGGCAGGCCAAAAACAC GTATGGAACTGGCTGCTTTCTCTTGAGAAACACTGGAGCCAAG CCTGTAATGTCGGACCACGGTCTTCTGACCACTGTGGCGTACAAACTTGGTCGGGACAAACCTGCCCGTTACGCACTGGAG GGCTCTGTGGCCATTGCAGGAGCCGTGGTTCGCTGGCTGCAAGACAATCTCGGGATCATCGGATCATCTGAAGAGCTCG AGAAGTTGGCTGCTTCAGTCGGTACATCCTACGGCTGCTACTTTGTTCCTGCATTCTCGGGTCTTTATGCCCCTTACTGGGAGCCCAGTGCCAGAGG GATCATTTGTGGATTAACTCAGTTTACCAATAAGAGTCACGTCGCATTCGCTGCACTGGAAGCGGTGTGTTTCCAGACCCGAGAG atTCTGGACGCCATGAACCAGGACAGTGGCATCCCGCTAACTCAGCTCCAGGTGGACGGAGGAATGACGTCCAACAGGCTGCTGATGCAGCTGCAGGCAGACATCCTCTGTATCCCTGTTG TGAAGCCGTCCATGCCCGAGACCACTGCCCTCGGAGCAGCGATGGCAGCGGGAGCAGCAGAGGGGGTGAGCGTGTGGAGTCTCAGCCCAGAGGACCTGAGTGAAGTCACCTCCGAGAAGTTCGAGCCTCAGATCAACCCCGAAG AGAGCGAGTTTCGGTACGCTCGATGGAAGAAGGCGGTTCAGAAGTCCATGAACTGGGAGACCACGGAGCCTGTTGGTAATGGAAACG GTGAAAGTAGTATCTTCAGCAGCGTCCCCCTGGGCTTTTACATCATGGGCAGCATGTTGATGTTAATTGGTGCAAATTACCTCGCAG GCCGCGACTAG
- the LOC117939157 gene encoding glycerol kinase-like isoform X2: MNDTMAASSHRIMLGPLVAAIDQGTSSTRFLVFNAKTAELLSHHQVEIKQSFPKEGWVEEDPKEILQSVFECMERTCEKLTQLNIDISNIKAIGVTNQRETTLVWDKETGEPLYNAIVWLDLRTQSTVERLINKTPGRNKNHLKHKTGLPISTYFSAVKLRWLMDNVDEVHEAVVSHRAMFGTVDSWLIWCLTGGKSGGVHCTDVTNASRTMLFNIHTLEWDPELCKYFGIPMEILPRVRSSSEIYGLMKSGALSGIPISGCLGDQSAALVGQMCFQDGQAKNTYGTGCFLLRNTGAKPVMSDHGLLTTVAYKLGRDKPARYALEGSVAIAGAVVRWLQDNLGIIGSSEELEKLAASVGTSYGCYFVPAFSGLYAPYWEPSARGIICGLTQFTNKSHVAFAALEAVCFQTREILDAMNQDSGIPLTQLQVDGGMTSNRLLMQLQADILCIPVVKPSMPETTALGAAMAAGAAEGVSVWSLSPEDLSEVTSEKFEPQINPEESEFRYARWKKAVQKSMNWETTEPVGNGNGESSIFSSVPLGFYIMGSMLMLIGANYLAGRD, translated from the exons ATGAACGACACCATGGCCGCGTCCTCACACCGGATAATGTTGGGGCCCCTGGTTGCTGCCATCGACCAGGGGACGAGCTCCACCCGATTTTTG gTGTTTAATGCCAAAACAGCAGAGCTCCTCAGCCACCATCAGGTGGAAATCAAACAGAGCTTCCCTAAAGAAGG ATGGGTTGAAGAAGACCCCAAAGAAATTCTGCAGTCGGTGTTTGAGTGCATGGAGCGGACGTGTGAAAAACTCACCCAGCTCAACATCGACATCTCAAACATCAAAG CAATCGGAGTGACCAACCAAAGAGAGACTACGCTCGTTTGGGACAAAGAGACCGGGGAGCCCCTCTACAATGCCATCG tttgGCTGGACCTGCGTACTCAATCAACAGTTGAACGTCTGATTAACAAAACCCCGGGGAGGAATAAGAACCACCTGAAG CATAAAACGGGGCTCCCGATCAGCACCTACTTCAGCGCCGTGAAGCTTCGCTGGCTGATGGACAACGTGGACGAGGTCCATGAAGCCGTCGTGTCTCATCGGGCCATGTTCGGCACCGTGGACTCCTGGCTCATTTGG TGCTTGACAGGTGGCAAGTCAGGCGGAGTCCACTGCACAGATGTGACCAACGCCAGCAGAACCATGCTGTTTAACATTCACACCTTGGAATGGGACCCAGAACTATGCAA ATATTTTGGTATTCCCATGGAGATCTTGCCCAGAGTGAGGAGTTCTTCAGAAATCTATGGTCTCATG AAATCTGGAGCTCTCTCAGGTATCCCCATTTCAGGG TGTCTTGGGGATCAGTCAGCAGCTCTTGTTGGACAGATGTGTTTTCAGGACGGGCAGGCCAAAAACAC GTATGGAACTGGCTGCTTTCTCTTGAGAAACACTGGAGCCAAG CCTGTAATGTCGGACCACGGTCTTCTGACCACTGTGGCGTACAAACTTGGTCGGGACAAACCTGCCCGTTACGCACTGGAG GGCTCTGTGGCCATTGCAGGAGCCGTGGTTCGCTGGCTGCAAGACAATCTCGGGATCATCGGATCATCTGAAGAGCTCG AGAAGTTGGCTGCTTCAGTCGGTACATCCTACGGCTGCTACTTTGTTCCTGCATTCTCGGGTCTTTATGCCCCTTACTGGGAGCCCAGTGCCAGAGG GATCATTTGTGGATTAACTCAGTTTACCAATAAGAGTCACGTCGCATTCGCTGCACTGGAAGCGGTGTGTTTCCAGACCCGAGAG atTCTGGACGCCATGAACCAGGACAGTGGCATCCCGCTAACTCAGCTCCAGGTGGACGGAGGAATGACGTCCAACAGGCTGCTGATGCAGCTGCAGGCAGACATCCTCTGTATCCCTGTTG TGAAGCCGTCCATGCCCGAGACCACTGCCCTCGGAGCAGCGATGGCAGCGGGAGCAGCAGAGGGGGTGAGCGTGTGGAGTCTCAGCCCAGAGGACCTGAGTGAAGTCACCTCCGAGAAGTTCGAGCCTCAGATCAACCCCGAAG AGAGCGAGTTTCGGTACGCTCGATGGAAGAAGGCGGTTCAGAAGTCCATGAACTGGGAGACCACGGAGCCTGTTGGTAATGGAAACG GTGAAAGTAGTATCTTCAGCAGCGTCCCCCTGGGCTTTTACATCATGGGCAGCATGTTGATGTTAATTGGTGCAAATTACCTCGCAG GCCGCGACTAG